From Novosphingobium decolorationis, one genomic window encodes:
- a CDS encoding L,D-transpeptidase family protein has protein sequence MSSRLLLLSGLGAIVVIGGVLTLVGRSDPAPEASPSPVEVAKVEPAPAPAPAEPPAPAPDEPFVIKRILPIEGPIRYGEWHWDEDGVPDGPLVITVDLDARVLSVFRGGYEIGATAVLLGSQEKPTPTGVFPITEKDIDHVSNIYTGAPMPYMQRLTNDGVSLHGSQVEKGFASHGCVGMPDPFAAKLFQMTKLGDKVYITRGKHVGMGDSLVEG, from the coding sequence GTGAGTTCCCGCCTTCTCCTGCTTTCCGGCCTTGGCGCCATCGTGGTCATCGGCGGCGTGCTGACGCTTGTAGGCCGCTCGGATCCGGCGCCTGAGGCCTCGCCGAGTCCGGTGGAGGTTGCCAAGGTCGAACCTGCGCCAGCGCCAGCCCCAGCCGAGCCCCCTGCCCCCGCGCCGGACGAGCCGTTCGTCATCAAGCGCATCCTCCCCATCGAAGGCCCGATCCGCTACGGCGAATGGCATTGGGACGAGGACGGCGTGCCCGATGGCCCGCTGGTCATCACCGTGGACCTCGACGCGCGCGTGCTCTCGGTCTTTCGCGGCGGCTACGAGATCGGGGCGACGGCCGTTCTGCTCGGCAGCCAGGAAAAGCCCACCCCCACCGGCGTCTTTCCCATTACCGAGAAGGACATCGACCACGTCTCGAACATCTACACCGGCGCGCCGATGCCCTACATGCAGCGCCTGACGAACGACGGCGTCTCGCTGCACGGCTCGCAGGTGGAAAAGGGATTTGCCAGCCACGGCTGCGTGGGCATGCCCGATCCCTTCGCGGCCAAGCTGTTCCAGATGACCAAGCTGGGCGACAAGGTCTACATCACGCGCGGCAAGCACGTGGGCATGGGGGACAGCCTCGTCGAGGGGTAG
- the tilS gene encoding tRNA lysidine(34) synthetase TilS, which translates to MGLTATDPALVPAPEAVDRFRADLTALWGWALADEAVRLGLAVSGGPDSTALLLLAAAAFPGRVEAATVEHGLRPESAQEAADVAALCATLGVLHAILPVTVAEGNVQAMARAARYAALATWVEERQLAAILSAHHADDQAETLLMRLNRASGVAGLAGTRALGRVPETQIPLLRPVLGWRRSELAQIVEAAGVEAAQDPSNANERYDRVRLRKALAQADWIDVSAVAQSAAHLAEADAALAWMADLEYRSCLKKEPMGLRYKPQAPRAVALRVVARIVTELDGQEPRGSAVARLFEALCAGEPASIGNLVVRPNAGGWSFAKAPRRAVKS; encoded by the coding sequence ATGGGCTTGACTGCAACTGATCCCGCGCTGGTCCCGGCTCCCGAGGCGGTCGATCGGTTTCGCGCCGATCTGACCGCGCTGTGGGGCTGGGCGCTGGCGGATGAGGCCGTGCGCCTGGGCCTTGCGGTTTCGGGCGGGCCGGACAGCACCGCGCTGCTGCTGCTCGCCGCCGCGGCCTTTCCGGGCCGGGTCGAGGCCGCGACCGTCGAGCATGGCCTGCGCCCCGAAAGCGCGCAGGAGGCCGCCGATGTCGCGGCGCTCTGCGCGACGCTGGGCGTGCTCCATGCCATTCTCCCCGTTACCGTGGCCGAGGGCAACGTGCAGGCCATGGCCCGCGCCGCGCGCTACGCCGCGCTGGCGACCTGGGTCGAGGAGCGGCAATTGGCCGCGATCCTCTCGGCCCACCACGCCGACGACCAGGCCGAGACACTGCTGATGCGCCTCAACCGCGCGAGTGGAGTGGCCGGACTTGCCGGAACGCGTGCGCTCGGCCGGGTACCCGAGACGCAGATCCCGCTTTTGCGCCCGGTGCTGGGCTGGCGCCGCAGCGAGCTGGCCCAGATCGTCGAGGCGGCCGGGGTCGAGGCCGCGCAGGACCCCAGCAACGCGAACGAGCGCTACGACCGGGTGCGGCTGCGCAAGGCGCTGGCGCAGGCGGACTGGATCGACGTTTCGGCGGTCGCGCAAAGCGCCGCACACCTGGCCGAAGCGGACGCCGCGCTCGCGTGGATGGCGGACCTCGAATACCGCTCGTGCCTCAAGAAGGAGCCGATGGGGCTGCGCTACAAGCCGCAGGCCCCGCGCGCGGTGGCCCTGCGCGTGGTCGCCCGGATCGTCACCGAACTCGACGGACAGGAACCGCGCGGAAGCGCCGTTGCACGCCTGTTCGAGGCGCTGTGCGCGGGCGAGCCTGCCTCTATCGGCAATCTTGTCGTGCGACCCAACGCGGGCGGGTGGAGCTTTGCCAAGGCGCCGCGCCGGGCGGTGAAGAGTTAG